From the Leptolyngbya sp. O-77 genome, one window contains:
- a CDS encoding glycosyl hydrolase 108 family protein encodes MDGLTLRAIAANTMSYAIGSIRSNRALVQSVQASLNRIGYTVGAATGDWNHPTDVAYRAFTEKHKLVPDELSPQSASLLLSLPTVHTPPTPAPSPATSPTPIAQPAPKPTPAPNPTPAPSPTSIAQPAPISQPPPQAVPRPTPSLAPTAPTEAQIFQEALRFTLRWEGGYVNHPADRGGETNCGITTATYRAYRQGKGLPVQSVQWISEAEVREIYERLYWQPARCGMMQRPLAIAHFDTAVSFGVGGATMFLQDLLGLRVDRVFGPVTQRAIAQAAHLDLAQRLCQARIDYRYRRVTRDPSQRILLQRWLNRDNDLLRLIQD; translated from the coding sequence ATGGACGGACTGACGCTGCGGGCGATCGCCGCCAACACGATGAGCTACGCCATTGGCTCGATTCGCAGCAATCGGGCGCTGGTGCAGTCGGTGCAGGCTTCGCTAAACCGGATTGGGTACACAGTCGGCGCGGCCACAGGCGACTGGAATCACCCCACCGACGTTGCGTACCGCGCCTTTACCGAAAAGCACAAGCTGGTCCCCGACGAGCTATCGCCCCAGTCAGCCAGCCTGCTGCTCAGCCTGCCCACGGTTCACACCCCGCCAACGCCTGCGCCCAGTCCCGCGACCAGTCCCACGCCGATCGCCCAACCTGCACCCAAGCCAACGCCTGCACCCAATCCAACGCCTGCGCCCAGTCCCACGTCGATCGCCCAGCCTGCGCCCATTTCGCAACCGCCGCCCCAGGCTGTCCCTCGTCCAACCCCGTCGCTTGCGCCCACAGCGCCAACAGAAGCGCAAATTTTCCAGGAGGCGCTGCGCTTTACGCTGCGGTGGGAAGGCGGCTATGTGAACCATCCAGCCGATCGCGGCGGCGAGACAAATTGCGGCATTACCACCGCCACCTATCGCGCCTATCGCCAGGGCAAAGGGCTGCCGGTGCAAAGCGTGCAGTGGATTTCTGAAGCCGAGGTGCGCGAAATTTATGAACGCCTCTACTGGCAGCCAGCGCGATGCGGCATGATGCAGCGGCCACTGGCGATCGCCCATTTCGACACAGCCGTCAGCTTTGGCGTGGGCGGCGCGACAATGTTTTTGCAAGATCTCCTGGGGTTGCGGGTAGATCGCGTGTTTGGCCCCGTCACCCAGCGGGCGATCGCCCAGGCAGCCCATCTCGATCTCGCCCAGCGGCTCTGCCAGGCCCGCATCGACTATCGCTATCGCCGCGTCACTCGCGATCCGTCCCAGCGCATACTTCTGCAACGCTGGCTGAATCGGGACAACGACCTGCTCAGACTCATTCAGGACTAG
- the argJ gene encoding bifunctional ornithine acetyltransferase/N-acetylglutamate synthase, giving the protein MAEWHEIPGGVTAPKGYRAAGIAAGLKPSGAPDLALIYSEVEAIAAGVFTTSQVKAACVDYCRQRLEAKATARAILCNAGQANAATGSQGWEDAVESAQLLAAALNIPAEQVLVASTGVIGQRIRMEQLRTGIPSLVAAATPDGSDAAAKAIITTDLVTKSVALETTLDGRPVRIGGICKGSGMIHPNMATMLAFVTCDATVSPHLWQQMLSRAADKSFNQITVDGDTSTNDTLLALANGESRTPAITEPGPNADRLEAMLTEVCMRMAKAIARDGEGATCLLEIRVSGAPNDAAARQVARTIAGSSLFKSAVFGRDPNWGRIAAAAGRAGVPFDQGELQVKLGDFLLMDRGQPLPFDRPAASNYMKQAAAGEYLKTDTVLVSVSIGSGPGVGMAWGCDLSYDYVKINAEYTT; this is encoded by the coding sequence ATGGCTGAGTGGCACGAAATTCCGGGTGGAGTGACGGCACCGAAGGGCTATCGGGCGGCGGGCATTGCCGCTGGGCTAAAGCCGTCGGGTGCGCCGGATTTGGCGCTGATTTATTCGGAAGTGGAGGCGATCGCCGCTGGGGTGTTTACCACCAGCCAGGTGAAGGCGGCCTGCGTGGACTATTGCCGTCAGCGGCTAGAGGCGAAAGCAACAGCGCGGGCTATTTTGTGCAATGCGGGTCAGGCGAATGCGGCGACGGGTTCCCAGGGCTGGGAAGATGCGGTGGAAAGCGCCCAACTTTTGGCAGCGGCGCTGAACATTCCGGCAGAGCAAGTGCTGGTGGCTTCGACGGGCGTGATTGGGCAGCGCATCCGCATGGAGCAACTGCGGACGGGCATTCCCAGCCTGGTGGCCGCCGCCACGCCCGACGGCTCCGATGCCGCCGCCAAAGCCATTATCACCACCGACCTCGTGACCAAGAGCGTGGCGCTGGAAACGACGCTGGACGGTCGCCCGGTGCGGATTGGGGGCATCTGCAAAGGCTCCGGCATGATCCACCCCAACATGGCGACAATGCTGGCGTTTGTCACCTGCGACGCGACCGTTTCGCCCCACCTCTGGCAGCAAATGCTGAGCCGCGCCGCCGACAAGAGCTTTAACCAAATCACGGTAGACGGCGACACCAGCACCAACGACACGCTGCTGGCGCTGGCCAACGGCGAATCCCGCACCCCTGCCATCACTGAGCCGGGCCCCAATGCCGATCGCCTGGAAGCCATGCTGACGGAGGTGTGTATGCGAATGGCCAAGGCGATCGCCCGCGATGGCGAAGGCGCAACCTGCCTGCTGGAAATTCGAGTCAGCGGCGCACCCAACGACGCGGCCGCCCGCCAGGTAGCCCGCACAATCGCCGGGTCGTCCCTGTTTAAGTCGGCGGTGTTTGGGCGCGACCCAAACTGGGGCCGGATCGCTGCCGCTGCGGGTCGGGCCGGGGTGCCGTTTGACCAGGGCGAACTTCAGGTGAAGCTGGGTGACTTTTTGCTGATGGATCGCGGGCAGCCGCTGCCGTTTGACCGCCCCGCCGCCAGCAACTACATGAAGCAAGCCGCCGCTGGGGAATACCTGAAAACCGATACGGTGCTGGTGTCTGTCAGCATTGGCAGCGGCCCTGGGGTGGGTATGGCCTGGGGCTGCGACCTGAGCTATGACTATGTGAAGATCAACGCTGAGTACACGACCTAG
- the ligA gene encoding NAD-dependent DNA ligase LigA, translated as MAANPSKPATASAQTAPAQRAAELRNLLNQASYEYYVLDAPQLPDAVYDQLYRELQDLEAADPALISPDSPTQRVGDRPSSQFTSVRHNIPLYSLENAFNLEEVATWDTRWRRYYATVADEPPTPPDSAYVCELKIDGSALALTYENGLLVRGATRGDGVTGEDITPNVRTIRSIPLRLKGENLPPVVEVRGEAFLPLDVFQQINQEREEAGEALFANPRNAAAGTLRQLDSRIVARRRLDFFAYTLHLAGDGDFPKPASQWEALDLLQTLGFRVNPNRKLCESLAEVRQFADHWEQARFDLPYLTDGLVIKLNGLALQERLGFTQKFPRWAIALKYPAEEAPTVVQGISVQVGRTGAVTPVAELAPVQLAGTTVARATLHNADFIAALDVRVGDTVIVRKAGEIIPEVVRVLPELRPAGAEPFQMPTHCPVCGQPLVRPEAEAVTRCVNSSCPAIVRGSLVHWASRQALDINGLGEKWVQQLGDRGLLNSVADLYDLTAEQLIDIDRMGKKSAENLVRAIAQSKTQPWWRVLFGLGIRHVGAVNAQTLAEAFPTVEALAAAEESDIAAVYGIGPEIARSVYQWFRVPANQALVERLRAAGLTLAGETRPTPDGPQTLAGKTFVLTGTLPTLKRDEAAELIKAAGGKVTSSVSKKTDFVVVGEDAGSKLEKAIALKITQLSEADLLNLLSNAEEAPT; from the coding sequence GTGGCAGCCAACCCTTCTAAACCCGCAACCGCTTCTGCTCAAACCGCGCCAGCGCAGCGGGCCGCCGAGCTGCGAAACCTGCTGAACCAGGCCAGCTATGAATATTACGTGCTGGATGCGCCGCAGTTGCCCGATGCGGTGTATGACCAGCTTTATCGAGAGCTTCAGGATCTGGAAGCGGCTGATCCAGCGCTGATTTCGCCCGACAGCCCCACCCAGCGCGTGGGCGATCGCCCCTCCAGCCAATTCACCTCCGTCCGCCACAACATTCCGCTCTACAGCCTGGAGAATGCTTTTAACCTAGAAGAAGTTGCTACCTGGGACACCCGCTGGCGACGCTATTACGCCACCGTTGCCGATGAGCCGCCCACACCGCCCGACTCGGCCTATGTTTGCGAGCTAAAAATCGACGGCTCTGCCCTGGCGCTGACCTACGAAAACGGGCTGCTGGTGCGCGGGGCGACGCGGGGCGACGGCGTGACGGGGGAAGACATTACGCCCAACGTGCGGACGATTCGCTCGATTCCGCTGCGGCTGAAGGGCGAGAACCTGCCGCCTGTGGTGGAGGTGCGGGGCGAGGCGTTTTTGCCGCTGGACGTGTTTCAGCAGATTAACCAGGAGCGCGAGGAAGCGGGCGAGGCGCTGTTTGCCAATCCGCGCAACGCGGCGGCGGGAACCCTGCGCCAGTTGGATTCGCGAATTGTGGCACGGCGACGGCTCGACTTTTTTGCCTACACGCTGCATCTTGCGGGCGACGGCGATTTTCCCAAACCTGCATCCCAGTGGGAAGCGCTGGATCTGCTGCAAACGCTCGGCTTTCGGGTGAATCCGAACCGCAAGCTGTGCGAATCCTTGGCGGAGGTGCGCCAGTTTGCCGACCACTGGGAGCAGGCCCGGTTTGACCTGCCCTACCTCACCGATGGGCTGGTGATCAAGCTGAACGGGCTGGCGTTGCAGGAGCGGCTGGGCTTTACCCAAAAGTTTCCGCGCTGGGCGATCGCCCTCAAGTATCCCGCTGAGGAAGCGCCGACCGTGGTGCAGGGCATTTCGGTGCAGGTGGGGCGCACGGGCGCGGTGACTCCGGTGGCAGAGCTGGCCCCGGTGCAGCTTGCGGGAACCACCGTGGCGCGGGCCACCCTGCACAATGCTGATTTCATCGCGGCGCTGGATGTGCGCGTGGGCGACACGGTGATTGTGCGAAAGGCGGGCGAAATTATTCCCGAAGTGGTGCGCGTGCTGCCGGAACTACGACCCGCCGGGGCAGAGCCGTTTCAAATGCCAACCCATTGCCCGGTGTGTGGCCAGCCATTGGTGCGCCCGGAGGCGGAGGCCGTTACCCGCTGTGTCAATTCGTCCTGTCCGGCAATTGTGCGCGGGTCGCTGGTTCACTGGGCCTCGCGGCAGGCGCTCGATATCAACGGGCTAGGCGAGAAGTGGGTGCAGCAGTTGGGCGATCGCGGCTTGTTGAACAGCGTGGCCGACCTGTACGACCTGACGGCCGAGCAACTGATCGACATCGACCGGATGGGCAAAAAATCCGCCGAAAATCTAGTTAGGGCGATCGCCCAATCCAAGACTCAACCCTGGTGGCGCGTCCTATTTGGTCTGGGTATCCGGCACGTCGGCGCAGTCAACGCGCAAACGCTGGCCGAAGCCTTTCCAACCGTCGAAGCCCTAGCCGCCGCTGAAGAATCGGACATTGCTGCTGTCTACGGCATTGGCCCAGAAATCGCCCGGTCGGTTTATCAGTGGTTCCGCGTGCCTGCAAACCAGGCTCTGGTGGAGCGGCTGCGGGCGGCGGGGCTGACGCTGGCAGGCGAAACGCGCCCCACCCCCGACGGGCCCCAAACCCTCGCAGGCAAGACCTTCGTGCTGACAGGAACGCTGCCCACGCTGAAACGGGATGAGGCTGCTGAGTTGATTAAAGCGGCGGGCGGCAAGGTGACGAGTTCTGTGAGCAAAAAAACCGATTTCGTCGTCGTGGGTGAAGACGCAGGGTCTAAGTTGGAAAAGGCGATCGCCCTAAAAATCACCCAATTGTCGGAAGCAGATCTCCTCAATTTACTGTCAAATGCGGAGGAAGCGCCGACGTAA
- a CDS encoding alpha/beta hydrolase, with the protein MRRKRRRKPAAQPDSMRVPPATIPSILAAPCRLRRWTAGMTGRVGAGRWANGRYCSAEPAPMPTRRLSIHTPSNRRPKIWRRALLSVLFAAPLTFIASPLRAADRVLVSLGPFERSISVQALRIYAEEGRFTENLRAYANSYATEAQLQQIEQLLKARLELNLSPWAVSQFLYSDQGDLLLQRLGEVVRTGSNLSGKQALRSALVLAAADGENGLTPLNVLEHFPVDTVRIDLTRAFAIISSIEQLVNQTKQAIDAIALISEDNARLEPVVSTSQINPVRPGRYTVSLQTLTQEQFRGCLSTPASLYSPADHSLVYIGRRFGNRPLEVDLYLPVADRQNQPPNAMPLVVISHGLGSNRLTFSYIAQHLASYGFAVAVPEHPGSNTKRLEDLIDGIVRNETEPAEFVQRPQDITCLLNTLERDPRFKNLIDTDQVGVVGQSLGGYTAFAIAGTPIDLSRLNQECKLDETLNLSLLLQCRLQNWVLDSNNLRDPRVKAIIAINTLGSSLFGEEGYAALDVPTLIVASGADTVTPALPEQITPFTWLTTPHRYLLLLQNATHFSAIDVPAEDNVAVNLPPEIVGPDPAIAHYYLRTVSLAFFQTYLNQDETYRPFLSARYIEQLQDDQLPLSIVERFTPDQLAQANARKP; encoded by the coding sequence ATGCGGAGGAAGCGCCGACGTAAACCCGCCGCCCAACCTGACTCGATGCGTGTGCCGCCTGCTACGATTCCATCCATTCTTGCTGCTCCATGCCGCCTGCGCCGATGGACGGCGGGCATGACTGGTCGTGTGGGGGCGGGTCGGTGGGCAAACGGGCGATACTGCTCCGCAGAGCCAGCGCCAATGCCCACTCGCCGCCTCAGCATTCACACCCCCAGTAATCGCCGCCCCAAAATTTGGCGGCGGGCCCTGCTATCTGTCCTGTTTGCTGCGCCGCTGACCTTCATCGCCTCACCCCTCCGCGCAGCCGATCGCGTGCTGGTGTCGCTGGGGCCGTTTGAGCGGTCGATTTCGGTACAGGCGCTGCGGATTTATGCCGAAGAGGGGCGTTTTACTGAAAATTTGCGGGCTTATGCCAATTCCTACGCCACAGAAGCACAGCTCCAGCAGATCGAGCAACTCCTCAAGGCGCGGCTAGAGCTAAACCTGAGTCCTTGGGCGGTGTCGCAGTTTCTCTATTCTGACCAGGGCGATTTGCTGCTGCAACGACTGGGCGAAGTCGTCCGCACCGGGTCAAACCTGTCGGGTAAGCAGGCGCTTCGGTCGGCGCTGGTGCTGGCAGCGGCCGATGGCGAAAACGGGCTAACGCCGCTCAACGTGCTGGAACATTTTCCGGTGGACACGGTGCGAATTGACCTGACCCGCGCCTTTGCCATCATTTCCTCGATCGAGCAGTTGGTAAACCAGACCAAACAGGCCATCGATGCGATCGCCCTGATTTCCGAAGACAATGCCCGCCTGGAGCCAGTGGTTTCCACGTCCCAGATCAATCCGGTGCGTCCCGGCCGCTACACGGTTTCGCTTCAGACCCTCACGCAGGAACAGTTTCGCGGCTGTTTAAGTACCCCCGCCAGTCTGTATTCCCCTGCGGATCATAGCCTGGTTTATATAGGACGACGCTTTGGCAATCGCCCGCTGGAGGTCGATCTATACCTGCCTGTCGCAGATCGTCAAAATCAGCCGCCCAATGCGATGCCGCTGGTGGTCATCTCCCACGGGCTAGGCTCCAATCGTCTCACCTTCAGCTACATTGCTCAACATCTCGCGTCCTATGGCTTTGCGGTTGCGGTGCCAGAACACCCCGGCAGCAACACCAAACGCCTAGAAGACCTGATCGACGGGATTGTTCGCAACGAAACCGAACCCGCTGAATTTGTCCAGCGCCCCCAAGACATTACCTGTCTGCTCAACACGCTGGAGCGGGACCCCCGCTTCAAGAACTTGATCGATACCGATCAAGTGGGCGTGGTTGGACAGTCGCTCGGTGGCTACACAGCCTTTGCCATCGCGGGCACCCCGATTGATCTCAGTCGGCTAAACCAGGAATGCAAGCTCGATGAAACCCTGAACCTGTCGCTGCTGCTGCAATGTCGCCTGCAAAACTGGGTGCTGGATTCCAACAACCTGCGCGATCCCAGGGTAAAAGCCATTATCGCCATCAACACCCTGGGCAGCAGCCTGTTTGGGGAAGAAGGCTATGCGGCGCTGGATGTGCCCACGCTAATCGTTGCCAGCGGAGCCGATACGGTCACCCCTGCGCTGCCGGAGCAAATTACGCCCTTTACCTGGCTGACGACACCCCACCGCTATCTGCTGCTGCTGCAAAACGCGACCCACTTTTCCGCGATCGATGTCCCCGCAGAAGACAACGTAGCGGTTAACCTGCCGCCGGAAATCGTGGGTCCCGATCCGGCGATCGCCCATTACTATCTCCGCACCGTCAGCCTCGCCTTTTTCCAGACCTATCTGAATCAGGACGAGACCTACCGTCCTTTTCTCAGCGCCCGCTACATCGAGCAACTCCAGGATGATCAGCTACCCCTCAGCATTGTGGAGCGCTTCACCCCGGATCAACTCGCTCAGGCGAATGCTCGAAAACCCTAA
- the msrA gene encoding peptide-methionine (S)-S-oxide reductase MsrA: MVLFGFGKKLALPTPEEALPGRSQPMQIQNRHFVNGNPLQPPFPDGMELALFGLGCFWGAERKFWQQEGVYSTSVGYAAGITPNPTYQEVCSGLTGHNEVVRVVYNPSVISYEDLLKVFWESHDPTQGMRQGNDVGTQYRSGIYVYSEAQRQAAEASLQRYQAALKAEGYGSITTEILDAPEFYYAEDYHQQYLAKNPGGYCGLGGTKVCYPPTTASV, encoded by the coding sequence ATGGTGCTATTTGGGTTTGGTAAAAAGCTGGCGCTGCCGACTCCTGAAGAGGCTTTGCCGGGGCGATCGCAGCCAATGCAGATTCAAAATCGCCACTTCGTCAACGGCAACCCGCTTCAGCCGCCATTCCCCGACGGGATGGAACTGGCGCTGTTTGGGCTGGGCTGTTTTTGGGGCGCAGAGCGAAAGTTTTGGCAGCAGGAGGGCGTATACAGCACGTCCGTAGGCTACGCGGCGGGCATCACGCCCAACCCCACTTATCAGGAAGTGTGCAGCGGTCTGACAGGGCATAACGAAGTCGTGCGCGTCGTGTACAACCCGTCGGTGATTTCCTACGAAGACCTGCTCAAGGTGTTTTGGGAAAGCCACGACCCCACCCAGGGAATGCGCCAAGGGAATGACGTAGGCACGCAGTATCGCTCTGGAATTTACGTTTATTCTGAAGCCCAGCGGCAAGCCGCCGAAGCCTCCCTCCAGCGCTATCAGGCTGCTCTCAAAGCGGAAGGCTATGGCAGCATCACCACTGAAATTCTGGATGCGCCAGAGTTCTATTACGCGGAGGACTATCACCAGCAGTATCTTGCCAAAAATCCGGGGGGCTATTGCGGACTGGGCGGCACCAAGGTCTGCTACCCACCGACGACCGCCAGTGTATAG